CGATTCCGGGAACAATGTAATTTGCTCACGGCTAACACCAGTGATTTGTTGCATCATAAAAAAGAATTGAAATTTAAAATGTTAGTATTCAAACCAGATTTTCTTAAAAAATGTTCCGACTTTTTACACAGTCTCGATGCCTTTGGAACATGGTCGCGTTTCCAAATCAAAAACGCAGACGTAAAGTCTGCGGCTACATCATAATCAGATTAATGAGACAATCCACTACTTGTAATTCAAACAATCATTGTGTAAATTTCTCCCGTCATTTTTGACATAATCAAATTGTATTGTTCATTCAAAAATAAAACTATGAAACGAATATTTGTTACAACAATTCTTTTCTTCATTCTCATCTCCTCCACGTTGGCGATTCCTCGTTTTGCACTGATGACCGGAGCGAAATGCGGAGCGTGTCATACCAATCCCACCGGCGGACAAATGCGGACTGAGTATGGTTCTTCCTTCAGTGTGGATGCACTTCCCATCGCTGCACATAAAGATGACGAGTTTACCTTTAATCCGAAATTAACTGACAATATCACCATCGGCGGTGATTTTCGAACACAGTTTTTGTTTGATTTTGCAGACAACGGAACAGATGGAAAAGGAAAAACATCCTTCCATGCAATGACTGCAACGTTATACGGTTCAATTCAACTCGCCAAGAAAATTTACTTTTATTACAAACAGGATTTTTTGAATCCGAACTATGGTTCATACAGCGGACCGGAAGTATATGGATTGGCGAAGATTCTTCCCGGGAATGGTTATGTTAAAGCAGGTGTGTTTTTACCCGACTATGGTTGGCGATTAGATGACCACACAAGTTACACCCGTGGCGGGGATGTTGGTGTGTTCGGTAGTGGATTATTCAACAATGGTTTGTTATTCGCTCCGAATTATAAGGATATTGGAATTGAAGCGGGAAGTTTCTTCGGCGATTTATTTGTCACGGCGGCTGTGTTCAATGGTACCGGTGACGCTTCAAAAGTGGTTCTCTCAAAAGCGAAGGCATACACGATGAAAGTTGAATACACGGGTAAAGCGGACGAACTGAATTTCCGTATCGGCGCTTCGGGGTATGGTTTTAAGAGTTACAAGATGGGGGGCATTCATGCCGGACTTGCTTACGGTGATATTGTTATTTCCGGAGAAGTGGATTGGACTCATCACCGGATTTTTCCATCTCCATTTCAACCAGTCAAGGAAGATGTGAACATGATGGCGGCGTACGCAGAAGTTGATTACCGTGCGATGCAGGGACTATGGTTTACGGGCAAGTTCGATATGTTTGACCCGTTGGCGGGAATTGAGGATGACGATTTGTCAACAACAAATTCACTCAAACGATTGACCATCGGGTTAGAATATTATCCATTCAGTTTTGTTGAGTTGCGACCGCAATACCGTGTCGTTATGGAAAAGCCGAGCGTTGATAACGACCAGGCGTTAGTTCAATTACATCTATGGTTTTAAGCAGAAAGTATATTTACATGAAGAAATTAATCACAACTGCAATCGTTCTTGTATCATTCATTTTGTTGATGGCATTTACACCTCAAACAAAGCAAGAAAAGAAACCTGTTGATTCAGTCAAAGGAAAAGCGGCACAGGTTTCCTACAAGAAAGATATCATCCCCGTAATGAAAAAATATTGCCTCCCGTGTCATACGGAAGACATGATGAATCCGAGTGAACTGTATCTTGATACGTATGAAGGAATAATGAGCGGGGGAAAAAAGGGGAAATCGATTGTTGCAGGAAAACCGGATTCAAGCATTCTCATAAAAAAAATCAGTTTGAAGCCACCCTTTGGCGACCCGATGCCGATGAAACGGAAAACTGCTTTTCCAGCTGATACACTTAAGATGCTCAGAACTTGGATTGAACAAGGAGCGAAGAATAATTGACGAGTGAATCAATTATTCATTGGCGATTGAGGAAATGGTCGTAAAGTAATTTAGAAATTTTGGCAACTGTAATAGTTGCTTTGTTGTCAACTTGCTCACCGAGGTCAGGTGAGTTATCACAGAAGATAGCATACACGTAGGTTCCTTCTGAGGAAGAGACGATGCCGACATCGTTTTTCACTTCATCGAGGGAACCTGTTTTATTTGCTACCCACAATGTTGTGTCTTCTGTGAACGGAAGATAGCGTGGAGCCATATCAATGTATTGTTGCCCGCGCATTATCGAGATGATTTGGTCGGAAGAAGCACTGTCAACAATTTCTCCATTCACGATTTTTTCTAAGAGCAACATCATATCGTTCGGAGTTGTGTATCCAATGCCGAATCGTTTTGCTTCAGGTGTTTTTTTCTTGGTTGCAAACGAATACAATTTGTTTTGAAGTTTTGTATTCTGTAATCCAAGTGATTCCATCCTCTTGTTTACCGCGTTTAACTTTTCATCATGTTCGGTCCCGAATTGGTCAATCACATAATTCGTTCCTGTGTTATCGCTGACAATGATCATGAGTGTTGCAATGTCAATCAATTTCAGAGTTTGTCCGCTGTGGAGAAATGGGAGGATTCCCGAACCGGGTTTCTTTACCGAATCAAGCAGGGGAATTGGTGAATCCGGCGAGAGTTTTCCTTCGTGAAATTGATAAAACAATTCCACAAGCACAGGAAGTTTTATGATGCTTGCAGTGGGGAAGAGGGAGTCACCGTCAATGACGATTGTTTCATTTGTTGAAATATTTTTTGCCGCGATTCCGACTCGTCCGCCGAAATTAGTTATTTCCTTTTTGATGAGGTTGTGAAGGTCAACTTGTTCCTGACCAAAGAGTATGATTGGAAAAAGGAAGAAAATAAATAATCGTTTCATGTGAATAGCGTACATTGTTGGCATGAATGTAATCAATTCTATGAAGAAATATGAGTCAAAATGACTGATGAGTGGAAAAATTTTCTCCATCAAAAAACATCAATGGAAGAGACAAACTAATAACTCATCAAATTAAACAAAGAACGACGTTTTTATCTTCAAAGGAGAATAAGTAAAAATTTCCTTCATGGAATAGTGTTTGAAGTATTTTGAAGAAAAACAAACGCAACGTTCTCAAGGTAATGCCATGTTCAACAAAACACGATTACATCTAACAAGTCAGGACTATGAGTTCATAGCCAATACAATCGGCTCAGATAATCAAAGTCGTACGGCAATTTTTACGTTATGCGACGATGCAGATGCAATAACGGAATTACTGCACCATGAAACATTGTTCCCACAGATTCTCAGGTCTTCTGCGATGGCGACAGTCTCGCCGTGGTTGTTTTTCTATGAATTTGTCTATCATGCGCTCAAGTCCAAGCAACTCAATGACGATGATTTAGTGGATTACGTTTCGAGTGTATGTGTGGATTTCAGTCAGTCGGATGTCTTGTGGCAGTTTGCCTCCGCTTCCGGTGAACGAATGATTTATATCGTTGATATGTTACAGGTGATGAAAGACCTCAAGGAGGTTCAACAATATTACATGCACCAGTACATTGGAAATGTTTCTTTATTTCTTACCGGATTTTTTCCCGATTTGATTTATCAACGGAACAAACGAAAAGGTGCGCCTTCGTTTGATTATTATGAAAGTGTGGGACAAACAGAATTTGAAGCAGCGGCTCAATCTTCTTTTCTGTATGAAGCAGATGCCTCTCCCGTATTATTCAAACTTGCTGAATATTTTACAGAGGTCCGTTCTGCAATCAACGTCTATGTTGATTCGTACCTGAGCCTTCACAGTCGCACATCAGTGTTAGAGAGAATTGAACGTCAGAGTCAGACGTTGGATGAAGAGAGTTTTCGAGAATTAGTGAAACGATAGATTCTCAGATTATTGTTTCAAATTAAACTGTAACAGCAATATTCTTTGAGACTCTACTGAGAATCTCGTTTTTATTTTGGTCCCAATCGTGTAGAGTCGCAGTGTCAAAATCTGCACCGTTGGGCCATACAAGATTCAATACTTCTTTGTCTAATGATACTTGATTAAACAGTATGAGATTTTTTAAGGGGCCATACATTTCTCCTTCAAGGACAGGAAGAAAATTTATTACTTGTGTATTATTGTCATCAAAGAATATTTGCAATGTGTATGAATCAATAATTTTGAAATCGAGTATTTTGTAAAGAGGATGCATCATAATTTACTTGTCCCTTAACGGAGAGGTGTAATGGGTTCTGGTGGATTCCCAGTTTGAAGTTTATCCCAATCAATAATGAGTTCAGATTGATGTAATTCAGCCCAAGCCTCAACAATCCTTCGTTGTTTGATTGGAAGTTGACCTGCAATTATTTCTATGGGATCAATACTAAAGACTGCTACATCGTTTTGATGATAAGCATGAAAATGCGGAGTCTTATGAGGGGCACCTGTTTCCATGTACATCCTAATAATTATTCCATAAAATCTACTTAACTCAGGCATGTTGAAAGATACGAAAATGAAATGAAAGATTCAGGAAAAAAAAGCCCCGGAAGACGGGACTTGAAAGTGGAGGCAAAAATTAGTAATACAATTCGTTTAATACCAATTTAAGATATTTTTGCCATCAAATACTCCCGGTTCAATCTCGCAATGTGTGTCACTGAAATCTTCTTGGGACACTCTGCTTCACAGGCGAGCGTATTTGTACAACCGCCGAATCCTTCGGCATCCATTTGTGCAATCATATTTTCGACTCGTTGTTTTCGCTCAGCGTGACCTTGCGGTAAGAGCGCGAGTTGGGAAACTTTTGCAGAGACAAACAACATTGCTGAAGAATTTTTACACGCCGCAACGCACGCGCCGCAACCGATACATGCCGCCGCATCCATTGCCTCTTCTGCAATGACTTTCGGAATCGGAATGCAATTCGCATCAGGAACACCACCGGTATCTACCGAAACGTAACCGCCCGCCTGAATTATCCGGTCAAGTGCTGTGCGGTCAACAATCAAATCTTTTAAAACAGGAAATGCTTTTGCACGCCACGGTTCCAGTGTAATCGTATCGCCCTCCTTGAAATGCCGCATGTATAATTGACACGTAGCAACGCCCCGTTCTGTTCCATGCGGTCGTCCGTTGATAACCATGCCGCAACTTCCGCAAATTCCTTCGCGGCAATCATGGTCGAATGCAATCGGTTCTTCCCCGCGCTTCACGAGCATTGTATTCACCGCATCAAGCATTTCAAGGAACGACATATCGGGCGAGATATTCGTTGCGTTATACTTTACAAATTGTCCTGCAGATTTTTGGTCGGCTTGTCGCCAGACATCCAGTGTTATGTTCATAACAATTCAAAATTAAAAATTCAAAATGAAAAAAGTTTTCAGTTTCCGGTTTTCTGTTTCCAGTTAGATTAATTACATATATCGCACAGCTCAAATCTCGAAACACTACTCACTACTAACCAATCACAACTCACTTATACGAACGCTGTGCTTGCTTCACATTCTCGAACGTCAACGGTTCCTTGTGTAACGTTTCAGATTGTCCGACGCCTTTGAATTCCCACGCGGCGACATAGGAAAACTTTTCGTCGTTCCGTTTGGCTTCGCCTTCTTCTGTCTGATATTCTTCACGGAAGTGTCCGCCGCACGATTCTTCACGATGCAATGCATCCTGACACATCAACTCGGCGAGTTCCATGAAGTCGGCAACGCGCCCGGCTTTTTCGAGTTCGGGATTGATGCTCTTGCTGCTTCCGGGAACACGGACATTTTTCCAGAATTCCTCGCGGAGTTTTGGAATCAACTCAAGCGCTTTTTTCAAACCGGCTTCGTTGCGACCCATGCCGCAGTAATCCCACATAATCTTTCCAAGTTCCTTGTGGAATTCATCTACCGTTTTCGTTCCTTTCGTTGAAATCAATTTTTCCGTCATCGTCTCTACGCCGCGTTGTGCATCTTTGAACGCCGCATGGTCTGTTCCGACTTTCGGAAACTTGGATGATGCAAGATAATCACCAATCGTATAAGGAATGACAAAGTAACCATCGGCAAGACCTTGCATGAGCGCGCTTGCGCCGAGTCGGTTTGCGCCGTGGTCGGAGAAATTTGCTTCACCGAGAACGTACAAACCGGGAATCGTACTCATCAAATTGTAATCAACCCAAAGCCCGCCCATTGTGTAGTGAACGGCAGGATAGATACGCATCGGAGTTTCGTACGCGTTCTCGTTCGTAATTTCATGATACATGTCGAACAGGTTTCCGTATTTTTCTTCAACCCATGCCTTGCCGTTTCGCTTGATTGCATCGGCGAAATCAAGATAGACAGCCAACCCGGTTTCGCCGACGCCGCGACCTTCATCGCATACAGCTTTTGCATTGCGTGAAGCAACATCACGCGGCACAAGATTTCCGAACGAAGGATATCTTCGTTCGAGATAATAATCCCGTTCATCTTCGGGAATATCTTTCGCGTTCCGTTTGTCTCCGACTTTCTTCGGAACCCAAATGCGTCCGTCGTTGCGAAGACTTTCGCTCATCAATGTCAATTTGGATTGAGTATCGCTTGCAACGGGAATGCACGTCGGATGAATTTGCGTGTAGCATGGATTTCCGAACATCGCCCCGCGTTTATGTGCACGCCAAACCGCCGTTCCATTACATGCTTTTGCATTAGTGGAAAGATAGAAAACATTTCCATATCCCCCGGTTCCAAGAATGACCGCATCAGCAACGTGTGATTCAATTGAACCGTCACGAAGATTGCGCGTGATGACTCCGCGTGCTTGTCCGTCAATCACGACAAGGTCGAGCATTTCGCGGCGGTCAAGGAATTTTACTTGTCCTTTACCGATTTGTCGTTCAAGCGCGGAGTATGCGCCGAGTAACAGTTGTTGCCCCGTCTGACCACGTGCATAAAACGTTCGCGAAACCTGCGCGCCGCCGAACGAACGATTATCGAGTAAGCCGCCGTACTCACGTGCGAACGGAACTCCTTGCGCTACACATTGGTCAATGATGCTGTTGCTGACTTGCGCGAGACGATAGACGTTTGCTTCACGAGCGCGGAAATCTCCGCCTTTCACTGTGTCATAAAATAATCGCCAGATGCTATCGCCGTCGTTCTTGTAATTTTTCGGAGCGTTGATGCCGCCCTGTGCCGCGATGCTGTGCGCACGCCGCGGCGACTCGTGATAACTCATCGCGGTAACATTGTAGCCAAGTTCAGCAAGCGAT
The nucleotide sequence above comes from Ignavibacteriota bacterium. Encoded proteins:
- a CDS encoding serine hydrolase; its protein translation is MKRLFIFFLFPIILFGQEQVDLHNLIKKEITNFGGRVGIAAKNISTNETIVIDGDSLFPTASIIKLPVLVELFYQFHEGKLSPDSPIPLLDSVKKPGSGILPFLHSGQTLKLIDIATLMIIVSDNTGTNYVIDQFGTEHDEKLNAVNKRMESLGLQNTKLQNKLYSFATKKKTPEAKRFGIGYTTPNDMMLLLEKIVNGEIVDSASSDQIISIMRGQQYIDMAPRYLPFTEDTTLWVANKTGSLDEVKNDVGIVSSSEGTYVYAIFCDNSPDLGEQVDNKATITVAKISKLLYDHFLNRQ
- a CDS encoding DUF2442 domain-containing protein — translated: MMHPLYKILDFKIIDSYTLQIFFDDNNTQVINFLPVLEGEMYGPLKNLILFNQVSLDKEVLNLVWPNGADFDTATLHDWDQNKNEILSRVSKNIAVTV
- a CDS encoding DUF4160 domain-containing protein, coding for MPELSRFYGIIIRMYMETGAPHKTPHFHAYHQNDVAVFSIDPIEIIAGQLPIKQRRIVEAWAELHQSELIIDWDKLQTGNPPEPITPLR
- a CDS encoding succinate dehydrogenase/fumarate reductase iron-sulfur subunit, with protein sequence MNITLDVWRQADQKSAGQFVKYNATNISPDMSFLEMLDAVNTMLVKRGEEPIAFDHDCREGICGSCGMVINGRPHGTERGVATCQLYMRHFKEGDTITLEPWRAKAFPVLKDLIVDRTALDRIIQAGGYVSVDTGGVPDANCIPIPKVIAEEAMDAAACIGCGACVAACKNSSAMLFVSAKVSQLALLPQGHAERKQRVENMIAQMDAEGFGGCTNTLACEAECPKKISVTHIARLNREYLMAKIS
- a CDS encoding fumarate reductase/succinate dehydrogenase flavoprotein subunit is translated as MELNSKIPEGPVEKKWDNHRFNMKLVNPANKRKYHIIVVGTGLAGSSAAASLAELGYNVTAMSYHESPRRAHSIAAQGGINAPKNYKNDGDSIWRLFYDTVKGGDFRAREANVYRLAQVSNSIIDQCVAQGVPFAREYGGLLDNRSFGGAQVSRTFYARGQTGQQLLLGAYSALERQIGKGQVKFLDRREMLDLVVIDGQARGVITRNLRDGSIESHVADAVILGTGGYGNVFYLSTNAKACNGTAVWRAHKRGAMFGNPCYTQIHPTCIPVASDTQSKLTLMSESLRNDGRIWVPKKVGDKRNAKDIPEDERDYYLERRYPSFGNLVPRDVASRNAKAVCDEGRGVGETGLAVYLDFADAIKRNGKAWVEEKYGNLFDMYHEITNENAYETPMRIYPAVHYTMGGLWVDYNLMSTIPGLYVLGEANFSDHGANRLGASALMQGLADGYFVIPYTIGDYLASSKFPKVGTDHAAFKDAQRGVETMTEKLISTKGTKTVDEFHKELGKIMWDYCGMGRNEAGLKKALELIPKLREEFWKNVRVPGSSKSINPELEKAGRVADFMELAELMCQDALHREESCGGHFREEYQTEEGEAKRNDEKFSYVAAWEFKGVGQSETLHKEPLTFENVKQAQRSYK